gatctaaaaaaaatcgcaaaaatcTTGCCCAAATCTGTTAGAAATAcagtatttagtgtggtggtggtgttagtggtgtcgtgaggtgagagagagtgaactaagagagagagaaggggaagagagaagagagaaatgtgAAGTGAAAAGTGAGGGGGAAATAGTAAGAGTATTTTGGGTAAAGTGCCAAAAAGTAGCCTTATTTTAAAATCTTTAATATGCgtagcatttttttttaaatagtaacaTTTATCAACCCTACAAACTAAAATTTCCCAAGACAAActtatttgaataaaaaaatcTGATACATATAGAAATATTTGATTCAATATTACAGCCTCAACATCCAAAACTGTAAAATCTTATTTTCTACCACAATACATACATGGCACAAATGTAGATTCAATATTAATCCAGTCCAAAATCTGGCCTAGTGATGATGATGTACATATCTTGGCATGCTTTTTTGCTTAtacatatctcatatatctatagctatataataataaaaaaaagcttATTTATTGGAAGTTGGAAGTAATGGATCTACTAAGTCAGATTTCCCAAAACTTCTTGTGTTAGGATTCTCTGAGGTTTGACCAACATCAGCATTTTCTTTGGCTAATTTGCTTTCTAAGCTTTTTCCCCATACTACTAAGTAAAGCCCTGAAATAATTAACACTGCTCCAATAATCCTgtcacaaaaagaaaagaaaaacttaaACACAAAGAGccaaacatatataatatacatgttgaaattaaaaaaaaaaaaaaaaaaaaggtattcTACTCACCCTCCTAAGTAGAATTCTTCACCTAAAAGTAGGGAAGCTATTAAAGCAACAAGCAAGGTCTGTAATGGGAAATACAGTGAAACAAACACAGGACCACCCTTGTCAATCACCCATATCTGTATAGCGAAAGCCATTCCTGAGGACACTGCACCCTGCAAAAACCATGTATGATTATTAGTCAAccatggtttttttttaaaagagtaACAAAGGGTTACcgaaatatgttatgataagattACGAACTGCGTAAAAAATGTCCCAGAATTCAGCAGTGGAGTGAATTTTCCAGGCTGTGGAGTCTCTTTCAACCCATGCTGCAATCGCCAAGAACTGTACAAGACCAAAGAAGCAAGTGTATGAGGTGACTGCGAGTCTGGCTGGATATCTCTTCAGAACTGGAGCTTGTAACACTATCCAACCAGACCAAGATAGGCAGTGGATTATCAAACAAATGCAGCCAAAGGTCCAGTTCTTCTCCTTGACATCTCCCATTGAAGATAGCTGAGAAAACTGGTCTAGAGTTGTGGTAGTACTTGGCTTGTATATGGTTGGTCCTTTGTATAGTGTCATTAAAGTTGCTCCGGCAACTGAAGCCACTGTTCCAATCACCTTAGCTTTACCATCTCTTCTACTCAAATTCACATGCTCAAATCTACAattaatcaaaaaaaaaaaaaaaaactaatataagTAATCCAATGTATGTATATACTTACTAGCTAGCTAGGGCTTAGTTATATATATTCTAAATTCTTTACCTGAACAAGACAGCCATGATAAAAGTTGTGGCTGGTATAGCATTCTCTATAGCAGAAGTAAAAGTTGGTGTAGTGTTATCCAATCCCAAAAGATAAAATCCTTGATTTGATGTGATCCTGTCAAGAAAAAACAGGCTTTCATTTAATAACACTCTGTTTTTGccaaaaaaagaaaaggaaacatATGTACATTAACATACCCAATCAGTCCAAGGACAAAGAATTGCATCAAAAAGGAGAGTGACATTTTTGGTCTTTCCTTCCTACGCATAACAAAAGATGAAACTTTTAACAcaagcacacacacacacacacatatatatatatatgtatatatttgtgtatgattgTACGTACTTCTCCAAAACATAAGCAAAGGGAATAAGAAGAAGCATGGCGATGAGGTTCCTGTAAACAGGAAAAATGAGCTTGCTGACTCCCAAGTCCAGTGCAGCTCTAACAAAGACATGGTTCCCAGCATAAGCAAACTGCAACACAGTCAAGGCCATGTGCAGCTTCGCACGTTCAGGCACCATGAACGATGAGCTCTTGGCCGGTGTCGAACCGGTGCCGTCGTCGGCCATTACTAGTACTAGATCAGAAAGCTACCTTTTAATGAGGAGAGTGCTCCTGTAAATAAATGTATACATGTGAAAGCGTTTTCTTACTAGTAGATTAGATAATAGCTTTACtttcattaaataattaatatatatatatatatttatatagattgTTGTTACTTAGCTCGATCCTCCAATGTTAAAACCAACAACGATATGATAACTTCTTGTGGTACGGTCCACATTAGCAATTCTCATTTATTTATCTTAGAAAAAAGTAACAATAAGTCTGATAATTAATATACTTGTTTTTAGTCTATTGTGACACAAAATAAATGAGCTTATACTATTTAAATTGTGAGGTGGCAATTTGATTGATTTTCTTTTAAtcgattttaattttaatattatatatagtgaCCCAGGGTCGGTTAAGCTTTTAGTCAAAAGCTTATGCCCCCACAATTTTGTTTATATGTGAAAGCGTTTTCGATACGGAAGTGAATTTAACCCGCGAGGTAGGGTTCTCGTGGGGACCTGTTTTTAAAGGGGCAGGGACGGGGTGCATGATTTCGTCCCAAACTCGTCCTGTTTatattgtaatttatattttaatgtaaatattattaaaaatatataatataatgatgtatataaaaaaatatatttattaatggtataatttattgttttttaattattttatattaaaaagtattaattattttaatttatttgatcaattttagaaaaaaaattaaacatttttattaaacGGATACCCAATGGGGCCCTGACCCCGAGACAGGGCGGGGATAGGGGAGCCATCCCTAATCCCGCCTCGCCCTGTTTACATCCCTACTCGTAGATTAGATAATCGAGCtttattttcattaaatatttaatatataggataatttttgtataggggtttcactttaagtctTATTGGTGGGGCtattcagtgttctcgacccgtaaaCATTTTTTggcaagattttttttttatgactgtgtatattgtagttatttagagcttctgtaaattttcaaaaaatttcgaatagtttatagtacaaaaaactaggttcaaacatgttgttttccactcacataaaaaaaattagtcacgcatgcaacaacttgtttgaacttagttttcgttattgtaaactattcagaattttttgaaaatttgcaggatgctctaaatagctacattatacacggtcataaaaaaaattgcgttgaaaactattcacgggtcgggAACACTGAGAACCCCACCAATAAGAGCTTAAACTGAAACCCCTataaaataatttcccattatattatatttatctTAGAAAATAGTAACAATCaactcatataattaatataCTTGTTTTTGGTCTACAGTAACACAAAATAAATGAGCTTTCACTATTTAATTAGTTAGGTGGCAATTTGATTGATTTTCTTCTAATCGATTTTAGTCTTAGtatctttttcattttacaaAGTGACCAGATAgggtaaaaaatatatataaaggaattttttttataggacttcactttaagccctattggtggggctctcagtgttctcggccgggtatatatatatatagggagcgactacaacacatcttttttttttgcaacaaCGGTGCATCCTTTTTATATTTTCGGCACCTAGATAGATATAATCTCATTTTTTTTctatgacggtgtacattatagctaGGGCTGCACATCGAGTGGATTTTCGGGTTGTCAGATTCGAGTTTGGTCGGGTTCGGGTGCACGAAAATGGTACCGAACCCGTCCGATACATTTTTCAGATTTGGGGTATTTCAGGTTTCGGGTCGGGTCGGGTTTGGGCCTTGAATGGGCTTTGATagcattttttttacaaaaataccagttttagttttttttttacttttgtcatgtatttttaccaaaataaattaatttacagCAACATGCCAATATTCAAAAGCATAATTGTTCAATTGTTTTTTGTTAGACAAGTGCTTTATTTCatacaaaaattataaaacaaaaatctataaaaacaTAATATCCAAACATAGTTTTGGGTTCCCTTTCGGGTTTCTGGTTTAACCCAAACCCGCACGCCATAAGAAGTGTAAACCCGAACCCGAATGTGTTCGGATCGGGTGCACCCGAAATATTCGAATTTTGGCTAAAATCGGGTTTTGCGGGCTCGGGTTGGTCGGGTTAGTCGGGTGTTCGGGTTTTTCGGGTTAAATGTTCAGCCCTaattatagctatctagaacatcctacaaattttcaagaaattctaaataaattatggtatcgAAAACAGAGTCTAAACTGTATGTTGCACGCAtgcctgtttttttgtgtacgagtgtaaaatttgacagtttgaaccatgttttcggcttcgtaaactattcagaatttcttgaaaatttgcaggatattctaaatacctacaatgtacaccgtcatataaactTGTTAATATTATATCTATCTAGGTaccgaaaatagaaaaaagatgcactggtgttgcaaaaaaaaaaaaagatgcacTGCAGtcgttccctatatatatatatatatatgttatccccgtttcttcccAGGTTTCCGGGCCCACCCTCTAAGCCCGTGGGCCGCCCGGTTTGGAGTTAAGGCCCAGATCAGGCCCATTTGGCGAAAGGAAAACGGATGTTGGCAACCCAAGTCTGGGTAAGGCCCAAAGAGTGTTTGGGAGTTCGGACCGGGACCTCCGCCAGGGGCAAGAGGTATGGTCCCAGGACCGCTCCCCCCAACGCCCCGAGGCGCGACAAAGAAGGAcgctgtaatgccccggaatccctaatgcggtttaatggcgggattagtaggccgggagggccatacttgtttaaatatgccattaatttataatatgcatgtttatgtgaattatattataatatgatgataaatgcatgcatgtgggtccacatttaattacaggggtgttttagtagtttggcccgttgagggcataattgtatatttgcatgcatgttggtgataaattgttgagaccacattataatgtgggtttgttcgagctattcggcatgaaacgatcttggattattgattagcggtctagtcatagcaggtttaagttcggggctcggggtgagtctcggggtgattttaatgattagaacgttgctgggaattaaagggtaacaggatgtgaattattgatgtttgagactagtgagaatagcgggaattggagagcgttaattatgattaacgagataggtgggaaataccaacttttcccttgggagcctttagaaacctttaattgacctaggggtattttggtcttttcacccctaggattgatataagccattttatGCTGGGAAAAAGAGGAAAAACAAAGTATACTTGAAGCttttcccgtaccttctttttccttcagtttcctttgagatttttgagctattcttgaggattcaagcttgggaagtaagccttgggagtttgggagagtgttcctccattgaagagcatcataagctgagctttgggtaagttctagccattgaattctctggtttgccctgttttggttctagttttctgttgtgatttctaggttgaatacttggttttgttgggagttttggctagggttcttatggttgtgatgtttggggtatgttaggatggatttcagattcatttggcaccaaaatagggatttggaagcattggaatcaatttagaattgaaggagttgaagaaggaggtttcagggggtatctggtctggaggtagcgctatagcacccaccctagggcgctatagcgctacacaggatgcaTTTGGGtgttttgggggttctgagaatagcactggggcgctagggagcagcgctgtagcgctactctgttccttcaaagtcccgttttgagtgtttttaagggtttttggcttggggtttcaatccttaaggcccgggatcgaatctactcaccgtgtgggcatgtttcgaggtcccgagagtggggctTAGGCtaagaccctttcaatgttgattttcattaatggaggctATAATTGGTTGtaattaggtaaccgctaaggaaccaaaaggttgatcgttctcaggagtcgttcttattatatttcttgctcgaacctgaggtaagaaaactgcaccctgtgtatgtgacatgcatgattgttgttgaggcatgttggttgataaatgtggacgttgactgcatattaaatgctagcgaatattgtttacttgtatatggcactgactagtcagggacactgacttaagcgtcagaaacgacataagcgtcctgaacgcaggaccgaatgaagattagatctaatcgatatcagcattgaatggctctaaggcattaatgctggaccgtccctaaggtcgatgaaacttataagcgcttgactagtctaagactagttactcagagccagggcctaaggcctaggtggctgcttgtcacatggctagggaacagagttccatagttatgactctagagtcatgaggaaggttatgttggtgactagtcatcatgcacctatcctgtttaagctagtgaaatgttcacttatttgttaagccccggtgaccttatcgtcacatggctaaagggagttgtcccCATCCGGTTGACTTTTAAGACTGTCACTTAactgtttggactgatagtcctgaatgattattacgatcattgttgatattatatcatgctatattgtgttttcttgctgggccttggctcatgggtgctatgtggtgcaggtaaaggaaaagaaaagctcacccagccttgagtggagagcttaggtggtgatgtgtacatatgcggccgcttgaccaccacgaccaaggagttctcagaggaactagggggtttaccctatttttgccgcttaggtcggcgggtttgtaaatttgaaacagtaatgaccattttgagttgtaaataacttgtaaatattttttatgggcccatgaacagttttatgcatttaataaaatatatcatttcctttttgttggtttaccaccttagtctgttaataacacttagagcatgtttttacccaaaggactcgggtaacaggtcaaatttctggtttaccgtaattgttctggggtaaccagggcgttacaaacgcGGCTCGGGAAACCAAGATAGAAGCCGGGATCGCTATGGATAGTCCTGGACCCTGGTAAACGGTTCGGGATCCTGGTAGATGGTTCGGGACCTTGGTGAATGGAGGGGGACGTGGGTAAACAAACCTGGGTCGGTTGTCCGAGGCTGGCAAGGTAAAGTGCCAAAGATACTGACATCATCTTatgaagcgtgggggttgtcccctcgcttaaacctgcagaagaggttgtctcgggattgcacgccattGGTTCAGAACTGCGCCGCCACAACTCTGAtcgatcttgtcccccaaatcttcctcgcAGCTCAGAGAACCCAGACTGAAACTCCAGTTTGTCTCATGCCTTAGATTAAGATATTGTTTGGTTTGGCCCAATGGGCTTAACTTATTGTACGCTTCTTATTTTATTCCTTTGCATTGGGCTCCCATCTAAGAAGTCAGTgatatttacacccttattgggcccgggtcagcccggcccaagcccagtgcactcttGTGCCTATAAATACGGATAGCGGTGCACTGGGGAGGGGATCGAGACTTGAAATATAGCAGTTACACTACAAAAACTTGTACGAAAACTCCATTGTTAGAGGTTCTCTAAACTCTAATACAACtgcctcgtggactaaggcttattaacgccccaaccacgtaaaaaccttgtcttTTTTCCATAAATATTTTCTTCTAAGCTCTCTAATCTTCAATTATTAAGGTTTCCGAAAAACTCAacaaacattttggtgctttcattgagagcctgagaaagctagagTTGATCTTGAACGTTGGCGACgatggtgaacacaagacacaccaccttcgaccctactaATCAAGGGCAAGGCAATGAAGAGCCACTGCCCAGCCAACCTCTTCCTCAAGGTCAGTCTGAAGACACACCTCATCTGTAACGcactggttaccctagaacagttacggtgaacggtgaactggaaatttgacccgctactcgagtcctttggttaaaaacgtgttctaagtgttattaacaggctaaggtggaaaatcaataaaaaggaaaggataaattttattaagtatttaaactgttcatgagctcgtaaaaaacatttacaagttgtttataacacaaaatggtcactactgtttcaaatttacaaacccaccgacctaagcggtaaaaatagggtaaaccccctagttcctctgagaactccttggccatggtggtcaagtggccgcatatatacacatcaccacctaagctctccactcaaggttgggtgagcttttctttccctttacctgcaccacatagcacacatgagccaaagcccagcaagaaaacacagtatagcatgatataatatcaacaatgatcgtaataatcattcaggactgtCAGTCCAAACAGTTAAGTGACAGTCTTAAAAGTCAACCGGATGgggacaactccctttagccatgtgacgataaggtcaccggagcttaacaaataagtgaacctttcactagcttaaacaggataggtgcatgatgactagtcaccaacataaccttcctcatgagcAAATCTGAACTAAatagtataattatatatatttatataggatTGTTATATATGTGTTCATATATATAATAACATACTTCTCTAAAAAATAAGCAAAGGGAGTAAGAAGAAGCATAGAGATGAGGTTCCTGTAAACAGGAAAAATGAGCTTGCTGACTCCCAAGTCCAGTGCAGCTCTAACAAAGACATGGTTCC
The genomic region above belongs to Humulus lupulus chromosome 1, drHumLupu1.1, whole genome shotgun sequence and contains:
- the LOC133782016 gene encoding protein WALLS ARE THIN 1-like, with product MADDGTGSTPAKSSSFMVPERAKLHMALTVLQFAYAGNHVFVRAALDLGVSKLIFPVYRNLIAMLLLIPFAYVLEKKERPKMSLSFLMQFFVLGLIGITSNQGFYLLGLDNTTPTFTSAIENAIPATTFIMAVLFRFEHVNLSRRDGKAKVIGTVASVAGATLMTLYKGPTIYKPSTTTTLDQFSQLSSMGDVKEKNWTFGCICLIIHCLSWSGWIVLQAPVLKRYPARLAVTSYTCFFGLVQFLAIAAWVERDSTAWKIHSTAEFWDIFYAGAVSSGMAFAIQIWVIDKGGPVFVSLYFPLQTLLVALIASLLLGEEFYLGGIIGAVLIISGLYLVVWGKSLESKLAKENADVGQTSENPNTRSFGKSDLVDPLLPTSNK